One Megasphaera vaginalis (ex Bordigoni et al. 2020) DNA window includes the following coding sequences:
- a CDS encoding cupin domain-containing protein has product MKNKEQYEKELIFPIGRTNDDYQAYFDGQSYLASLSEEQVVIHNITFEPGCRNHWHSHRALKGGGQMLICVGGRGYYQEWGKEAVLMMPGSVVHIPANVKHWHGAAADSWFSHLSIGISGEGVSTEWLEAVSEEDYSAVHKR; this is encoded by the coding sequence ATGAAAAATAAGGAACAATATGAAAAAGAATTGATCTTCCCCATAGGCAGGACGAACGATGATTATCAAGCGTATTTTGACGGTCAAAGTTATTTGGCGTCCCTGTCGGAAGAACAGGTCGTGATTCACAACATCACCTTTGAACCGGGCTGCCGTAATCATTGGCATAGTCATCGTGCCCTCAAGGGCGGCGGACAGATGCTGATCTGTGTCGGCGGCCGGGGCTATTACCAAGAATGGGGCAAAGAAGCCGTCTTAATGATGCCGGGAAGCGTTGTTCACATTCCGGCCAATGTCAAACATTGGCACGGCGCAGCGGCAGATTCATGGTTTTCCCATTTGTCGATCGGTATCAGCGGCGAAGGGGTTAGTACAGAATGGCTGGAAGCTGTCAGCGAGGAGGATTACAGCGCCGTTCATAAGAGATAA
- a CDS encoding cyclophilin-like fold protein, whose protein sequence is MMKYMQAKWSVLLLAACLLLLLSGCVPSKADESSLSQGETALKQVMDGQDREEEKRMYTIKVTVRGQSLYGTLENNAATKALLKQFPLHLHMVNLYGREMTYRYGQGALPTEHLRADRYDVGDIVYWAPRGSFVILYQQNGEEFERQQLGHLNGDLSIFADGSDADVTIERVE, encoded by the coding sequence ATGATGAAATATATGCAAGCGAAATGGAGTGTTCTTTTATTAGCAGCCTGTTTATTGCTCCTGCTCTCGGGCTGCGTTCCGAGCAAGGCTGACGAATCATCTCTCAGTCAGGGAGAAACGGCGTTGAAGCAGGTTATGGACGGACAGGATAGGGAGGAGGAAAAAAGGATGTATACCATTAAAGTGACGGTGCGTGGACAAAGCTTATATGGCACGCTGGAAAACAATGCAGCGACAAAAGCCTTGTTAAAACAATTCCCTTTGCACTTGCACATGGTCAATCTCTATGGCCGTGAAATGACGTACCGCTATGGTCAAGGCGCTTTGCCGACGGAACATTTACGGGCCGATCGGTATGACGTGGGCGATATCGTTTACTGGGCGCCGCGCGGCAGCTTTGTCATTCTTTATCAACAGAACGGCGAAGAATTTGAACGGCAGCAGTTAGGTCATTTGAACGGCGATTTGAGTATCTTCGCCGACGGCAGCGATGCAGATGTGACCATCGAAAGAGTGGAATAG
- a CDS encoding flavodoxin, translating to MMRNRAVVTSREQTAAAPHSLQDKRVLLVYYSWSGTTRDVIYEIRKKTGGDVYELVPEKPYTGSHSEVSEQAKEEQEQAYRPKIKNPLPDLALYDVIILGYPIWWYEEPMIVDSFLAAATWEGKIILPFCTSGGSTVDQSVDNIRRQAHGATVLPGLTLPNGSGTDGLSEWLSESGF from the coding sequence ATGATGAGAAATAGAGCGGTTGTCACGTCAAGGGAGCAAACTGCGGCGGCGCCCCATAGTCTGCAAGATAAACGAGTCTTATTGGTCTATTACTCCTGGTCGGGAACGACGAGAGACGTTATATATGAGATACGGAAAAAGACAGGCGGCGACGTGTATGAGTTAGTGCCTGAAAAGCCTTACACGGGGTCTCATAGTGAAGTATCGGAACAGGCAAAAGAGGAGCAGGAGCAGGCATATCGGCCAAAGATCAAGAACCCTCTGCCTGATCTTGCGTTGTACGATGTCATCATCTTAGGCTATCCGATTTGGTGGTATGAAGAACCGATGATCGTCGACAGCTTTTTGGCAGCGGCGACGTGGGAAGGAAAAATCATTCTTCCCTTTTGCACCAGCGGCGGCAGTACTGTCGATCAAAGCGTTGACAATATACGCCGGCAAGCTCATGGAGCCACGGTGCTGCCGGGTTTGACTTTGCCGAACGGTTCCGGGACGGACGGTCTTTCCGAGTGGCTAAGTGAAAGCGGGTTTTAA
- the hpf gene encoding ribosome hibernation-promoting factor, HPF/YfiA family, whose product MAAVVRGKNIEITPALKEYVLKHEKKVTKYFDSEVNLQAVLSIEKDTKIAELTVKVDGVVLRVVERNDDMYAAIDLGFDKIVRQIHKYKTKIARRMKGDSFHAALVEGPDAPEEEFEVVRTKKFAARPMDVEEAILQMNLVGHDFFVFLNSDTDTISVVYKRKHGKYGLIEPEF is encoded by the coding sequence ATGGCAGCAGTTGTAAGAGGTAAGAATATTGAAATTACTCCGGCATTAAAGGAGTACGTACTGAAGCATGAGAAAAAGGTTACCAAGTATTTCGATAGCGAAGTGAATTTGCAGGCCGTTCTTTCTATTGAAAAAGACACTAAAATTGCTGAACTTACAGTCAAGGTCGACGGCGTCGTGCTGCGGGTTGTAGAACGTAATGACGATATGTATGCCGCAATTGATCTCGGCTTTGACAAGATCGTGCGTCAGATTCATAAATATAAGACAAAAATTGCGCGCCGCATGAAGGGCGATTCCTTCCATGCCGCGTTGGTAGAAGGCCCTGACGCTCCGGAAGAAGAATTTGAAGTTGTCAGAACCAAGAAATTTGCCGCACGGCCGATGGATGTGGAAGAAGCAATTCTGCAAATGAATCTCGTCGGTCATGATTTCTTCGTTTTCCTCAACTCTGACACGGATACGATCAGTGTGGTCTATAAACGGAAACATGGTAAATACGGACTTATTGAGCCGGAATTCTGA
- a CDS encoding methionine ABC transporter ATP-binding protein has translation MIILENITKTYGDKAKVTALNGIDLTIEDGEIFGIIGKSGAGKSTLVRCINMLEKPTSGKVIINTKELTAMNDSQLRRERKNIGMIFQHFNLLSSRTVFDNIAFPLELIGASKEVIKKKVDELLDLVDLTDRQYNYPSQLSGGQKQRVGIARALASDPKILLCDEATSALDPQTTKSILDLLKNINKRLNLTIVLITHEMAVIKEICDRVAVIEGGVIKEQGRVVDIFTAPQSQTMQDFVKSVINTEIPEGIRKMGISDQPAPDRNMLVRLRFKGEITKDPVVMNIAKKSNAAVSVLYGDIDYIQDEPFGYLVIVIMGDMETQTAAFSYIKELPIESEVLGYVPGNH, from the coding sequence GTGATTATCCTGGAAAATATCACCAAAACTTACGGCGACAAGGCGAAGGTCACCGCCTTAAACGGCATTGATCTGACGATCGAAGACGGCGAGATATTCGGCATCATCGGCAAGAGCGGCGCCGGTAAATCAACGTTGGTGCGTTGCATCAATATGCTGGAAAAACCGACGAGCGGCAAAGTCATTATCAATACCAAAGAGCTGACGGCAATGAACGACAGCCAGTTGCGCCGGGAAAGAAAAAACATCGGCATGATCTTTCAACATTTTAATCTCCTGTCTTCACGTACGGTTTTTGACAACATTGCTTTCCCCCTCGAATTGATCGGAGCCTCAAAAGAGGTGATCAAAAAAAAGGTCGATGAATTGCTTGATCTCGTAGACCTGACGGACCGCCAATACAATTATCCGTCCCAATTATCTGGCGGCCAGAAACAACGCGTCGGCATCGCCAGGGCCCTGGCCAGCGATCCAAAAATTCTCCTCTGCGATGAAGCCACATCGGCCCTCGATCCGCAAACGACGAAATCGATCCTCGATTTGTTGAAGAATATCAACAAACGCCTGAACCTTACGATTGTCCTGATCACGCATGAAATGGCGGTCATTAAAGAAATCTGTGACCGCGTCGCCGTTATCGAAGGCGGCGTTATTAAGGAGCAAGGGCGGGTTGTCGATATTTTTACGGCCCCGCAATCACAAACGATGCAGGACTTCGTCAAATCCGTTATCAATACGGAAATCCCCGAGGGAATCCGTAAAATGGGCATCAGCGACCAACCGGCGCCTGACCGCAATATGCTCGTGCGCCTTCGCTTCAAAGGCGAGATTACGAAAGATCCGGTCGTGATGAATATCGCCAAAAAATCAAATGCCGCCGTCAGCGTCCTCTACGGCGACATCGACTATATCCAGGACGAGCCCTTCGGGTATCTCGTCATCGTCATCATGGGCGACATGGAAACACAAACGGCAGCATTTTCATACATCAAGGAATTACCCATTGAAAGCGAGGTTTTAGGTTATGTCCCCGGAAATCATTAA
- a CDS encoding methionine ABC transporter permease, translated as MSPEIIKLLTQGIEETVFMVCVATFIGSLIGIPLGVTLVTSSKGHILENSFINRILGTVVNIVRSVPFIILMVAIIPLTRIIAGTSIGTLAACVPLTIVAIPFLSRLVETSIRDVDFGLIEAAQSMGATPFQIICKVLLPEALPTIINNVTVLIVNLIGASAMAGAIGGGGLGDIAIRYGYQRFRADVMLATIIILIIGVNLIQSGGDWISRKKNKR; from the coding sequence ATGTCCCCGGAAATCATTAAATTACTGACGCAAGGCATAGAAGAAACGGTATTCATGGTTTGTGTAGCGACGTTCATCGGCTCTTTGATCGGCATCCCTCTCGGCGTCACCTTGGTCACTTCATCGAAAGGCCATATTCTGGAAAACAGTTTCATCAATCGTATTCTCGGCACTGTCGTCAATATTGTCCGTTCCGTGCCGTTTATTATTCTCATGGTCGCCATCATCCCGTTGACCCGTATTATTGCCGGCACTTCAATCGGCACGTTAGCAGCCTGTGTCCCGCTGACGATCGTCGCAATTCCTTTTCTCAGCCGCCTCGTCGAAACCTCGATCCGCGACGTCGACTTCGGACTCATTGAAGCGGCGCAATCCATGGGGGCCACACCCTTTCAGATCATCTGTAAGGTACTCTTGCCGGAAGCGCTGCCGACAATTATTAACAATGTTACCGTCCTCATCGTCAATCTCATCGGCGCATCGGCAATGGCCGGTGCCATCGGCGGCGGCGGACTCGGCGACATCGCCATTCGTTACGGCTATCAGCGGTTCCGCGCCGACGTCATGCTGGCGACGATCATCATCCTCATTATCGGTGTAAATCTGATTCAAAGCGGCGGGGATTGGATTTCCCGGAAAAAGAATAAACGCTGA
- a CDS encoding DMT family transporter encodes MSSKTGILCIVLTAIAFGTMEIALKIAGTAFTPFQLTFLRFLVGGLLLLPLAVRDVRQRGIRLNKGDWMYLAVLGLVNVCFSMILFQIGVNMANAGLAAIVFSSNPVFVMIFSYFIIHEAFTRRKAITLVLSLAGLIIVADPVAIVRSGNFGLCVSAAAAVVFALYTTLGKLRIEKLGGNVENAFSFLIGCAFLLVFLHIHGDPVFGGINSQTIWSLLYCSLVVTGFGYLCFMKAIELTGPSNASFAFFLKPVIALVLSAVILSEPITCGAVIGLLLILIGCTMAGPIERILFPKKVRDGQ; translated from the coding sequence ATGTCATCAAAAACAGGTATCCTTTGCATCGTCTTGACAGCCATAGCCTTTGGGACGATGGAAATAGCGCTAAAAATCGCAGGAACGGCGTTTACGCCTTTTCAGCTGACTTTTCTTCGCTTTCTTGTCGGCGGGTTGCTGCTTTTGCCGCTTGCTGTGCGCGATGTGCGGCAGCGAGGCATTCGCCTGAATAAGGGGGACTGGATGTATCTGGCCGTTTTGGGACTGGTAAATGTTTGCTTCAGCATGATCCTGTTTCAAATCGGCGTCAACATGGCCAATGCAGGGTTGGCGGCCATCGTCTTCTCCAGCAACCCGGTTTTTGTCATGATCTTTTCTTATTTTATCATTCATGAAGCCTTTACGAGGAGAAAGGCGATTACCCTTGTGCTCAGTTTGGCAGGACTGATCATTGTCGCCGATCCTGTCGCCATCGTGAGGAGCGGCAATTTCGGACTCTGCGTTTCTGCTGCCGCCGCCGTAGTATTCGCTTTATACACGACTCTCGGCAAATTGCGTATCGAAAAATTGGGCGGCAACGTGGAAAACGCCTTCAGCTTTCTTATTGGATGCGCCTTTTTGTTGGTTTTCTTGCACATTCACGGCGATCCTGTTTTTGGCGGAATTAATTCACAGACGATCTGGTCACTTTTATATTGTTCCCTTGTCGTTACCGGTTTCGGCTATCTGTGCTTCATGAAGGCCATCGAACTGACTGGGCCGTCGAATGCGTCGTTTGCGTTCTTCCTCAAACCCGTTATTGCTCTTGTTCTCTCTGCCGTGATTTTATCCGAGCCGATTACGTGCGGCGCCGTTATCGGTTTGCTGTTGATACTGATCGGCTGTACGATGGCCGGCCCTATTGAGCGGATTCTTTTTCCGAAAAAGGTGCGGGATGGGCAATAG
- the speD gene encoding adenosylmethionine decarboxylase, translating into MTVKKNKLKLYGFNNLTKTLSFNIYDICYADTEEARRHYIEYIDEEYNAQRLTEILKQVASIIGANILNIASQDYDPQGASVTILISEEEMKESDADVVCHLDKSHLTVHTYPESHPQKGVTTFRADIDVSTCGRISPLNALNFLLDSFDSDIVTLDYRVRGFTRDLTGKKLFIDHRINSIQNYIAPKTRNRYNMVDVNVYQEHIFHTKMILNEFDLNNYLFNTTADALTEKDRRLIRQQLRQEMIEIFNGRNMPSIR; encoded by the coding sequence ATGACAGTGAAAAAGAATAAACTAAAGCTCTATGGTTTTAATAATTTGACGAAAACGTTGAGTTTCAATATTTATGATATTTGTTACGCCGATACGGAAGAAGCGCGGCGGCATTACATTGAATATATTGACGAAGAATACAATGCACAGCGCTTGACGGAAATATTGAAGCAAGTTGCTTCCATTATCGGCGCAAATATTTTGAACATTGCCAGTCAGGATTATGATCCGCAGGGAGCCAGCGTCACAATACTTATTTCTGAAGAAGAAATGAAAGAAAGTGATGCCGATGTCGTCTGTCATCTCGATAAAAGTCATTTGACGGTGCATACTTATCCCGAAAGCCATCCGCAAAAAGGCGTGACGACCTTCCGTGCCGATATAGATGTATCCACCTGCGGTCGCATATCGCCCCTCAATGCATTGAATTTTCTCCTCGACAGCTTTGACTCTGATATCGTTACCCTTGATTATCGTGTCCGCGGGTTTACACGTGATCTGACGGGGAAAAAGTTATTTATTGATCACCGCATTAATTCTATTCAGAATTATATTGCGCCGAAGACGCGCAATCGTTACAATATGGTAGATGTCAATGTTTACCAGGAACATATCTTTCATACGAAGATGATCTTGAATGAATTTGACTTAAATAACTACCTGTTCAACACGACAGCCGATGCGTTGACGGAAAAAGACCGCAGGCTGATCAGGCAACAGCTGCGGCAGGAAATGATCGAAATTTTTAACGGCCGTAACATGCCGTCAATTCGTTAA
- a CDS encoding metallophosphoesterase family protein, which produces MNDIRVGLVSDSHGHFAALEKMTAAVPAVDAWIHCGDYCEDADDLAVYTDRPVYVVRGNNDYLAPASVPEYGVVSFGDVPIVAVHGHQWYGAERMKGLLALGEEKKALLVVFGHTHRRFMTEQHGITLVNPGSVALPRDGCRGTFAVALCADGILKDIRFYEI; this is translated from the coding sequence ATGAATGACATTCGGGTCGGCTTGGTAAGTGACAGTCACGGACATTTTGCGGCACTGGAAAAAATGACGGCAGCAGTGCCTGCTGTTGACGCTTGGATCCATTGCGGGGATTACTGTGAAGACGCAGACGATCTGGCTGTTTATACGGACCGTCCGGTCTATGTTGTCCGCGGCAATAATGATTACTTGGCGCCGGCGTCGGTTCCGGAGTACGGCGTCGTTTCCTTCGGCGATGTGCCCATCGTTGCCGTTCATGGCCATCAGTGGTACGGTGCGGAGCGAATGAAAGGACTGTTGGCCTTAGGAGAAGAGAAAAAAGCTTTGTTAGTAGTTTTCGGTCATACCCATCGGCGGTTCATGACTGAACAGCACGGCATAACGCTCGTCAATCCCGGGAGTGTCGCATTGCCGCGCGACGGATGTCGCGGCACCTTCGCCGTTGCCCTTTGTGCAGACGGTATCTTGAAAGATATCCGATTTTATGAAATTTGA
- a CDS encoding XTP/dITP diphosphatase has product MKGTATIVMATHNDGKIREFRSVLEPLGYRVLSVRELMPSLAEPEETGLTFMENASLKAAYYMKHTGLPCLADDSGLIVDALDGRPGVFSARYAGEDCDDEKNNRKLIRELAHVPYEKRTASYACVLVLIRPDGSKETAEGRCDGIVRDVYAGAGGFGYDPLFYLPQLGKTMAELSLAEKNQISHRGRALRQLADRLSHE; this is encoded by the coding sequence ATGAAAGGGACGGCTACGATCGTCATGGCGACACATAATGACGGCAAAATCAGAGAGTTTCGAAGTGTGCTGGAACCGCTGGGATATCGTGTCCTTTCTGTCCGGGAGCTCATGCCGTCGCTGGCTGAGCCGGAAGAAACGGGACTGACATTTATGGAGAATGCATCGCTTAAGGCGGCTTATTATATGAAACATACGGGATTGCCTTGTCTGGCTGACGACTCGGGACTTATCGTCGATGCATTGGACGGCAGGCCCGGTGTTTTTTCGGCCCGATATGCCGGAGAAGACTGCGATGATGAAAAAAACAACCGGAAGTTGATTCGCGAATTGGCCCATGTTCCTTACGAGAAGCGGACTGCTTCGTATGCCTGCGTTCTCGTTCTGATCCGTCCTGACGGCAGCAAAGAAACGGCGGAAGGACGGTGCGATGGCATCGTGCGTGACGTTTATGCCGGCGCCGGCGGTTTCGGTTATGATCCCTTGTTTTATCTTCCCCAATTAGGAAAAACGATGGCGGAACTGTCCTTGGCAGAAAAAAATCAGATCAGTCATCGCGGCCGGGCGCTGCGGCAATTGGCGGACCGCCTGAGTCATGAATGA
- a CDS encoding coenzyme F420-0:L-glutamate ligase, whose translation MANLELIPVKTRILTDKDDIVDVIESYARELVGPDDIICTAESVVAITQRRYTRPEELTPSWQARLMRRFVPGEGSMASLYGMQAAMELEGEWKMLVCFIIGFIAKLFGKNGVWYKLCRQASLTDDVTGTMPPFDKCIVYGPAEPDTVAERIKERLGCYGACVADVNDLKRSAVLGHSKGLDPNEIARILIDNPFGNASQKTPIVIIKNYAAVAKKAAGADA comes from the coding sequence ATGGCAAATTTGGAATTAATCCCGGTAAAAACGCGCATTCTGACAGATAAAGATGATATTGTGGATGTCATCGAGTCTTATGCGCGGGAACTGGTCGGGCCCGATGATATTATTTGTACGGCCGAAAGCGTCGTGGCTATTACGCAACGCCGTTATACGCGGCCAGAAGAATTGACGCCGTCCTGGCAGGCCCGGCTTATGCGTCGTTTTGTTCCCGGTGAAGGAAGTATGGCCAGCCTGTACGGCATGCAGGCGGCAATGGAGCTTGAGGGTGAATGGAAAATGCTTGTTTGCTTTATCATCGGCTTTATTGCCAAACTTTTCGGTAAGAACGGCGTGTGGTACAAGCTCTGCCGGCAGGCGTCGCTGACTGATGACGTTACCGGCACGATGCCTCCTTTCGACAAATGTATCGTTTATGGTCCTGCCGAACCGGATACGGTGGCGGAACGGATCAAGGAGCGGTTAGGTTGTTACGGGGCTTGTGTGGCTGACGTTAACGATTTGAAGCGGTCCGCCGTGCTCGGACATTCCAAGGGATTGGATCCGAATGAGATCGCCAGGATCCTGATTGATAATCCCTTCGGCAACGCTTCGCAGAAGACGCCGATCGTTATTATCAAAAATTATGCGGCCGTTGCGAAAAAGGCTGCCGGGGCGGATGCATGA
- the murI gene encoding glutamate racemase, which translates to MDRKERPIGVFDSGIGGLTVVNKLRTLLPYENIIYLGDTKRNPYGTRTAAEVIAYTRQILHFMEKKGVKLVAMGCNTATAVAYDTVVKTVPFPLIGMSRGIQTAKEISLKKRIGVFATPLTIGKHIHRREAAAVDPTLTIIEQPCPPLAGLIERGIVSGPEIMDALKEYTAPVLAAGADTAIFGCTHFPFIQNLFESLCGDAVVFVDPAHEMALQTLDVLKKDDLLKQDGKEGALHLYFTAEAERGGNSAAHLIPPHKFTVEEISLT; encoded by the coding sequence TTGGATAGAAAGGAACGGCCCATCGGTGTCTTCGATTCCGGCATCGGCGGTTTGACGGTTGTCAATAAGCTGCGGACCCTGTTGCCCTATGAAAATATCATTTATTTGGGGGATACGAAGCGGAATCCTTACGGAACCAGGACGGCTGCGGAGGTCATTGCCTATACGCGGCAGATCCTTCATTTCATGGAGAAAAAAGGGGTAAAACTCGTTGCCATGGGGTGTAATACGGCGACGGCCGTAGCCTATGATACTGTTGTCAAGACGGTACCGTTTCCGTTGATCGGGATGAGCCGCGGTATTCAAACGGCGAAAGAGATCAGCTTAAAGAAACGGATCGGCGTATTTGCAACGCCGTTGACGATCGGCAAGCACATTCATCGTCGGGAAGCCGCCGCTGTCGATCCGACGCTGACGATTATCGAACAGCCGTGTCCGCCTCTTGCCGGTTTGATCGAGCGGGGAATCGTTTCCGGTCCGGAGATTATGGACGCGCTCAAAGAATACACAGCTCCCGTTCTGGCCGCCGGCGCCGATACGGCTATTTTCGGCTGCACCCATTTCCCTTTTATTCAAAATCTGTTTGAATCGCTTTGCGGCGATGCCGTTGTCTTTGTCGACCCGGCTCATGAAATGGCTCTGCAGACCCTGGATGTCCTGAAAAAGGACGATTTGCTGAAACAAGACGGCAAAGAGGGAGCCTTGCATCTTTATTTCACCGCCGAAGCGGAGCGCGGCGGCAACAGTGCGGCCCATCTGATTCCGCCCCACAAGTTTACAGTAGAAGAAATTTCATTGACCTGA
- a CDS encoding acyl-CoA thioesterase translates to MVTITEKVRFYETDLMGVAHHSNHIRWFECGRCAYFEAAGVDLFKLMDEGIVFPIKSVSCNYLVPIRFADVIRIETRLIKLSRAQVVFSYRLIRDYDDTVLAEGTTQNVFTHQASGKIARLSDSDFRRFQSMYEEDKKAAGNGGMSVG, encoded by the coding sequence ATGGTCACCATTACAGAAAAGGTTCGTTTTTACGAAACGGATCTGATGGGTGTAGCCCATCATTCCAATCATATCCGGTGGTTTGAATGCGGCCGGTGCGCTTACTTTGAAGCGGCCGGCGTCGATCTGTTCAAATTGATGGATGAAGGAATTGTCTTTCCTATAAAAAGTGTTTCTTGCAACTATCTCGTTCCGATCCGATTTGCCGACGTCATCCGTATCGAAACCAGACTGATCAAGTTGTCCCGTGCGCAGGTCGTTTTCTCCTACCGCCTTATTCGCGACTATGACGATACGGTTTTGGCCGAAGGAACGACACAGAATGTCTTTACACATCAGGCGAGCGGCAAGATTGCGCGCCTTTCTGACAGCGATTTCCGGCGCTTCCAGAGCATGTATGAAGAGGACAAAAAAGCGGCAGGTAATGGAGGCATGTCCGTTGGATAG
- a CDS encoding YkvA family protein, whose amino-acid sequence MVRWLTFFARFYTPGKFILFLRTAGHKIHFLPKLLAAYYCMQDKDTPNYVRLVLMGAIGYAILPFDFLPDTILGFGWVDDAAVLAAAWRFAGTYIKPEHREKVKRLIPFAKV is encoded by the coding sequence ATGGTAAGATGGCTAACCTTTTTTGCTCGTTTTTACACACCTGGAAAATTTATTCTTTTCCTGCGTACGGCAGGTCACAAGATTCATTTTTTGCCGAAGCTGTTAGCGGCGTATTACTGTATGCAGGATAAGGACACGCCGAACTATGTCAGGCTCGTCCTCATGGGAGCGATCGGCTATGCGATTTTACCTTTCGATTTTCTGCCGGATACGATTTTAGGATTCGGTTGGGTTGACGATGCCGCGGTACTGGCAGCAGCCTGGCGTTTTGCCGGCACCTATATCAAGCCGGAACATCGGGAAAAGGTAAAGCGTTTAATTCCCTTTGCAAAGGTGTAA
- a CDS encoding SDR family NAD(P)-dependent oxidoreductase codes for MRKTVLISGGTSGIGLAAAEILLRRDWQVVLNGRNRERGEAALRLLGGGSRVLFLAGDITDEAVCTALADETAAHFGSLDGLVTAAGFYDEKLLESLTAADIQSMFSVNVYGTIYLCRAALPYLKRRGGAVVTVASDAALQGNVACSLYCATKGAVLAFSRSLALEAAPHQVRVNCVCPGDVRTPLLARQLAADPTLTEADLASHYPLLRLAEPAEVGKAVAFLLSDDASFITAASLPVDGGLTSW; via the coding sequence ATGAGAAAAACGGTTCTTATCAGCGGCGGTACGTCCGGCATCGGCTTGGCGGCGGCGGAGATACTGCTGCGGCGGGATTGGCAGGTTGTGCTCAACGGCAGGAACCGGGAGCGGGGAGAAGCGGCGCTGCGCCTTCTTGGCGGCGGCAGCCGCGTCCTGTTTCTTGCCGGTGACATAACGGACGAGGCCGTTTGCACTGCCCTGGCCGACGAGACGGCGGCTCACTTCGGCAGCCTGGACGGTTTGGTGACGGCGGCCGGTTTTTATGATGAAAAACTGTTGGAATCTCTTACGGCGGCAGACATTCAGTCCATGTTTTCCGTCAACGTTTACGGCACCATTTATCTTTGCCGGGCCGCGTTGCCGTATTTGAAACGGCGCGGCGGCGCTGTCGTTACCGTCGCCAGTGACGCGGCGCTGCAGGGAAATGTAGCCTGCTCGCTCTATTGCGCGACAAAAGGCGCCGTCTTGGCTTTTTCCCGTTCGTTGGCGCTGGAGGCAGCGCCGCATCAGGTGCGTGTCAACTGTGTTTGTCCCGGTGATGTCAGGACACCGCTCCTGGCACGACAACTGGCTGCCGATCCGACTTTGACGGAAGCGGATCTGGCTTCGCATTATCCGCTGCTGCGTTTGGCGGAACCGGCTGAAGTGGGAAAAGCCGTCGCCTTTTTGCTCAGTGACGATGCTTCGTTCATAACAGCGGCTTCGCTGCCTGTTGACGGCGGTTTGACAAGCTGGTGA